In Danaus plexippus chromosome 6, MEX_DaPlex, whole genome shotgun sequence, a single window of DNA contains:
- the LOC116779117 gene encoding mid1-interacting protein 1A, with amino-acid sequence MKMSFNTDISTTLENSRNTLRKIARNDNTEFSKQSVLNDMEKFVKMVTTMDETVLVPSRLMNLPQEGDDDPFNLYSMLNDLKTELLWAGEETTERGRRISDFSDTESDASSAAGDSGIDGEDERESAARAAAACRRHLRGLRRCLRHLTAAAVHLTRSYQEEVGAPV; translated from the exons atgaaAATGTCTTTCAACACCGACATATCGACTACATTGGAGAACAGCAG AAATACTCTAAGGAAAATTGCCAGAAATGACAACACTGAGTTTTCAAAACAGAGTGTCTTAAATGACATGGAAAAGTTTGTAAAAATGGTCACCACCATGGACGAGACTGTGTTAGTGCCCAGTCGCTTGATGAATTTGCCACAAGAGGGAGATGATGACCCATTCAACCTATATTCTATGTTGAATGATTTGAAGACTGAATTACTCTGGGCTGGTGAAGAAACGACCGAACGTGGCCGTCGTATATCAGACTTCAGTGACACTGAGAGTGATGCATCTAGTGCCGCTGGGGATTCTGGTATTGACGGTGAAGATGAAAGGGAGTCCGCTGCTCGGGCCGCCGCTGCCTGTCGCCGTCATCTCAGGGGACTGCGTCGCTGTCTCCGCCATTTAACGGCCGCAGCTGTACATCTGACGAGGTCGTATCAGGAAGAAGTCGGTGCCCCCGTTTGA